A window of bacterium genomic DNA:
GAATTCTTGTCGTTGCCGCTCAAAGTGCGCCAGGCGGCCAGGCTGATCCGGTTGTCGTTGCGCGTGACCAGGTCGCTCTCATCCGAGCCCCAGTGCAGGTTGTGGTCGCAGATGACGCTTTCCAGGTGCTCGGTGTCCATCTGAAGGGTGCCGCGCTGGTCGCCGGTGACGAAGATATTGCCCGCGATCAGCACTTTCTCGCTGGTGGTCTGCACGTTGATACAGGCCCGGCCCTGGCCGTGACGGAATATCACCGTGTTGCCCATGACCAGCACGCGCTTGGAGCCCTGCTCGAACGTGCCGGTGTCCTGGTAGATCGTGATCCCGGCGGCGTAGTTGTTGTAGACCAGATTATTGCGCACGATCACGTCGTGCACGTGGGTCATGTTGATCCCGGCGCCCCCGGCCTGGCCGTTGCCGTAGATTATGTTGTCCTCCACCAGACCGTTGTTCAGCACTCCGTCGCCGCCCGCGATTTCCGGGTCGCCGTTCATGTGCAGGCCGTTGCCGGCGTTGTCGTGGACCAGGTTGCCGCGGATGACGAAACGGTCGCCCGAGTTGCTGTGGTAGATGCCGTGCTGCTCCTTGGAGCGGCAGCACTCGTTCTTCTCGAACACGATGTCATCGGCGAAGCTGGTGAATATGCCCCATACTTGGTTATCCGCGCAGAGGCAGCCGGTCACCGTGACATGGTCGGAAAAGCGCACGGCCAGCCCGGCGCGCGCGGCGGCGCGGAAAGTGAGACCCTCCAGCCGCACCTGTGAGCAGTCCTGCACGCGGAAAGCATCCGGCATCTCGGCGACACTGCCCTGGACAATCGCCCCCAGGCTCTGGCCGCGGATCACCGTGGGCGCACCCGGCACGCTCTTGAGGCTCAGTGTCACCCCGCCGGCGTAGACCCCCTCGCGCACGATCAGGGTGTCCCCGACCGAAAGGCGCGACACGGCCACGGCCAGGGTGCGGAACTCGGCCCCATCCGCCGCGGCCGCGGCGTCATCCCCGGCCGGCGACAGGTACATCGTGCGTGCGGCCAGAGGCGCGGCTGCGCCCATGAGGACCAGTAAAGCACTGCCCAGGGCAAGACGCGCGGCGCGCAGCAGTTGAACAGTGGACATTGGTCCCTCCGGCAGGAAAGGGTACAGGGTTACGGCCCGCCGCGCTCAGCGCGCGGCCAGGGCCAACAGAAAGTCGAGCGCGTCCAGAATATCCACCCGGCCGTCGGCGTTGAAATCGCAGCGCCGGTCGGCAGGGTCGCGGCCGATCAGACGGACCAGGGCCGGGGTGTCCGCGCGCCCGATCAGCCCGTTGCCGTCCAGATCGAAGCGCTGGCTGTCACTGAATCCCATCTCGTAGGCTCCGGCATCCGGACCGGCGCCCACCGGCCGCCAGGTGCCGCGGATATCCTCCTCCGGAAGGGAATCGAGCTGCGCCAGCATCCATTCGCAGCCCTCCAGGCGGACCAGCATGGCGCGCAGGCTGTCGCGCGGCACACCGGCATCCAAAGCTGGCGATGCGGCCTCCAGGTTGAAATTCCCCGAGTCGGGCCGTACGAACAGCGGGTCGGCGATCTTCGAGTGCGTGTCGTTGCCCGTGGCGCGCACCCAGGCCGACAGCTTCTCGGAGCGGTCCTTGACCGAGACCAGGGTGGTCGTGTCGGCGCTCCAGTGGACATTCCAGTCGCTGAGGATCGTGCTCAGGTGGTCGGAATCGACCTGCAGCGTGGCGGAGCGCGAGGCGGCCACCAGGATATTGCCAGCCACCACCACCTTGCGGCTGGTGGCGGCGATATTGACCACGTTGCGGTCGTTGCTGCGGAACCAGACCGTGTTGCCGGTGATCAGCACCCGCTGCGAGCTCTGCTCGTCGCCGCCGTTGTCCTGGTAGACCGTGAACCCGCCGGCGAAATTGTTCCAGATCAGGTTGTTGCGCACCAGCATGTCGTGGACATGGGTCATGTTGATCCCGGCGCCGCCAGCGTTGCCGTTGCGGGTGATGATGTTGTTCTCGACCAGCCCGAAGTTCATCACCCCGTCGCCGCCCATCTCCGGGTCGCCGTTCAGGTGGATGCCGTTGCCGGAGTTGTCGTGGATGTAGTTGCCGCGGATGACAAAGCGGTCGCCGGAGTTGCTGTGATAGATGCCGTGCTCGTCCCTGGAGCCCCAGCACTCGTTGCCCTCGGCGCGGAAATCGTCGACAAAGCCGGTCAGGATGCCCCACTTGCCGTTATCGCCCATGCGGCAGCCGGTGACAGTGATGTGGTTGCAGTTGATCAGGCAGAGGCCGGCCCGGTTGCCGTGCAGGAAACTCATGTTCTCGACCGTGACATACGAGCTGTGGTCCAGGCGCAGGGCATCCAGCTTGTTGCGGCTGGAGTCGAGCACTGTAGCGGCGCCCTCGCCACGGATGAGAATCGGCTTCTCGGCCGTGCCCTGGAGCGTGGCGATCAGGCCCCCCCGGTAGGTTCCCTTGCGCACGATAAGCGTATCGCCCGCGGCCAGGGAATCGAGGGCGCGGAAGATACTGGCGAACACCGCCCCGTCGGCAAACGGCGCGCTGTCGTCGCCCCCCGGCGCCAGGTAGAGCGTGCGCGCCGCGAGTGGAGCGCAGAATACGGCCATAATGAGCAGCGCCTGGCTCAGGTGGCGGATTTTACCCGGCATCGACTCCTCCATTTTCCAGTTTCCGGTCGGGCTGCACCTGTCCTGCGGAGGGTTTTCCGCCTCAGGCCACCCCGGAAGTTTCTCAAGTCTAACATCCCGGTCTAATCGGTTCAACAGTAAAATGATAGCCGGCAAAAGAAAATATCTTGCTCATTACGGCAGATGGACTATATTTTTTAAAATCGCCCAATTTCTTCATTTGCGGGCTGGACACAAGACCGCGAAACGGTTTTAACGCCATCGGCGATTTTGCCGTTAAAACGCAGAAAAACCAACTTGCGGCTGGCACAGGCTATCGAGCAAACACTCTTCAGACGGTGGCTTCTTTGCAGCGCTCAGTCCTGCAATCCGACGCACCGCCGCAGACTTCCCACAGCAGTCAGGCTGGCAGCACCCGGACACTTTCCTGGGGGCAGGCCAGCCGAAAACGATCCCGGAGGACAAGTTGAACAGGCCTAGCCGGAAGATAACAACCGTCGCAGCGCTGCTGGCTGTTGCGGCGATCTCGCAGGTCAATCCGCTGAGCGCCGCGGTCAGCGGGGTCTGGGTGGCGGGCGGCTCGGAGAAAGTTTTCCGCTACCAGGAGAACCACCCTTGCCGCGGAGGCAGCACGGTCTGGGACGGCAAGGCCATCCACCTGACCGGCCTGTATAACGAGGTGCTGGGCTTCCAGGTGATCGTGGAGGCCGACAGCCTGGGCGCCCAGGCCGTGGAGGTGACAGTCACCCCGCCGATGAGTGCGGCCGGGGGGAAGGCCATCGGGCTGGACCAGCCGGCCGATTACGGCCCAGGGGGCAGTTTCGAGGTCCTGGCCGAGCACTACATCCAGGTGCAGCAGCAGACCGAGCAGAAGAAAAAGAGCAACTGGCTGGGCGCGCCGGGCGATGCCTGCCTGCCCCCGCGCATGGAGGGCTGGATACCGGACGCCCTGATCCCGCGCGGCGCACGGGCCGGACGCGGCGGCCAGCCGCTCGATATCCCGCGGGCCAGCCGCCAGGTGCTGCGCGACCACGAGGAGACCGTGGTCCCCACGCCCCTGGTGCAGAACCAGGGTTTCTGGATCGACCTCTACCTGCCGCGGGACAAGAGCTGGCCGGCCGGCCTCTACCGCGGGACAGTCAAAGTGCTGTCCGGCGGGAAGACCGTGGCCAGCCTGCCCCTGGAGGTGAACCTGCTGCCGCACTACCTGCCGGATGAGAACCACTCCAACGCCTGGGTCTTCAACAGCGACATAAGCGAATATTTTCCCGGAACGAGCCAGGCCCAGTTGACCCGGATACTCAAGTTCCAGGCCCACCGTCACCGGATCGACATGGTGGGCGGGGCCGAGCCGAACAAGAGCGCTTACGACGAGAAAATGCTCGAGGCCTACCGTCCCTGGCTGGACGGCAGCGCGTTCACTCCGGCCCAGGGCTACCAGGGTCCGGGCGAGGGCCAGGGCGAAAAGCTGTTCCCCATCGGCATGTACGGCGAGGACGTGCTGGACCGCGAGAACAAGGCCTCGGTCCAGCGCCAGAGCGACCTCTGGGTCGAGTGGTTCCGCCGGCACGCCCCCGCGGTGGAGTATTTCTACTACATCATCGATGAGCCCGGCCCGAGCCAGTTCTACTGGATCGACAGCATCGCGGGCTGGATACACAACAACCCGGGCCCGGGTAATAAGCTGCCCGTGTTCCTCACCCGCGAGTACACCCCCGAGATCAAGGACGCCATCGACATCTGGGCCGGCGCGGTCCAGACCGCCAAGCTCGATTCGCTGCATGCCGCGGGCAAGCAGTACTGGTTCTACAACGGCAACCGCCCGCACTGGGGCCACACCATGCTCGAATGCGAAAGCGCCGACCTGCGGGTCAACGCCTGGATCAAGTACCTCTACGGGATCAACACCTGGTTCGTCTGGGAAAGCACCCACTGGACGCACAACGCCAGCGGCCCGAAAGGTCATCTCCACCAGCGGGTGTTCTCCAACCCCGTGACCTACATCAACTGGTGGTGGGACTACGGCAACGGGGACGGGGTGCTGCTGTATCCGGGACGCATGCCGTTCTACCCGGATGAGGACTGTGGGCTGGATGAGGTGCTCACCTCCATCCGCTACAAGAATATACGCCGCGGGCAGCAGGACTACGAGCTGATGTGGCTGGCCGAGCGGAAAGTCGGGCGCGCCAAAGTGCTGGAGGTTGTACGCTCCATCGTGCCCCAGGCCTTCGACACCGTGCCGGACAAGGGCCACGTGCCCTGGACCGAGAGCGGTGAGGACTACGAGAAAGCCCGTCTGCGCCTGATCGGTCTGCTCGGAAAATAGAGTCAAAAAAGATTGTTGCCATAAAATGTGTGGCAAGATATATTGGTTCATCATGCAAACCAATGTTTGTTCCGGTCCGGTCGCCGGACTCAGGCCCGCGGGCCTTTCCCCTGTCCGGACAGCCGGATCCGAGCCGCTTGCCCCGCCTCAGTATTTTTGCATCTTTCCGGAGCGTTGTCTATGAGATTCGATTTCCGCAATGTGGTCCCCGCCGATCACAAGATCATGCGCCTGATCAACCGGGCCAATGTTCTGAACATCATCCGGGAGAAAGCTCCGATCTCGCGGGTGGAGATTTCCAAGATCACGGGGCTGAAAAAATCCACCATTTCGAGCATAGTCAACGAGCTGATCTCGGACGATCTGGTCTACGAGGACAGCTTCGGCGAGAGCGCCATCGGCCGCAAGCCGATCATCCTGCGGCTCAAGGAAAAAAGCCGGGCTGTCGGGGTGATCGATGTCCGGCACGTGAAGACCACGGTCGCGGTGTGCGACCTGGGCTGTAACGTCCTGAAAAGCGTCGAAGTGCAAACCAGCCAGGGCAACGACCGCGGCGAGGCCTTTTTCTCCGAGCTGGGCCAGATCATCGCCCGGATGGCGGAGGAGGTGGGCATTCCGCTGGCCGGAGTGGGGGTGTCCGCGCCCTCGATGGCCAGCCACAAGGACGCCCTGATCTACCTGGACCGTACCCATCACTGGCAGAACCTTCCGGTGCGCAAGCTGATCGCCGAGCATGTCAAATGCCCGGTGTACGCCGACAACGATGGCAAGGCGGCCGCCCTGGGCGCGCTCTGGTTCGCACCGGAGGCCCAGGACGCTTCCAGCTTCGTGTTCATCCATGTCTGCGAGGGCATCGGCGTGGGCCTGGTGATCGACCACTCGGTCTATCACGGCGCCTATAGCCTGGACGGGCATTTCGGCCAGTCACTGATCAAGATGGACGGCCGCTGGGAGGAGATCAACCAGGACAACACCTGGGAGGACAACGCCTCCGACCTCGGGGCGGTAAAGCGCTACGGCGAGTACAGCGGCAAGCCCTGGACCGGAAGGGTGCACGAGATCGAGGCCCAGATGGAAAAAGTGATCGCCCTGGCGCGCCAGGGCGACAAGTACGCCATCCGGGCGCTGCAGGAAACCGCGCGCTACCTGGGCGTGGGCATCGCCAACATCAACTGCGGCCTGGGACCCGAGAAATTCCTGGTCTCCGGGCGGATGGTGAAAGTCTGGGACATCTGCGGTCCCGAGCTGATCCGACAGGTCGAGCGTCAGACCTATGTCCGGGTCAAGCCCATCGAGCTGCTTATCCTGCCCAGCAACCTGCCAAGCCCCACTTTCCACGGGGCGCAGGCCCTGGTGCTGCACGATATCTTCCGCAGCTACCGCCTGTCCTGAGCCGGGGTTCCGTCCTGCCGCAGCCAGGCAAGCCATTGAAGCTCCCGGTCCCGGAATCCGCGGGGCCGGGAGCTTCGGTTTGACCGCCGGGAAAGCGCGCATTTTGTTTGCGTAAGAAAATCGCCGGGTGTATAATAAGTTTATCTCACGCCCCCCCCTGCGATGCCCGCCGGCCGGAGAGAAACCCCGCTGGAGCGCTTCCCGCCGGGGTTGACGGTCCGGGCCTTTTCGAATGAATTCCAGCCGCCTGCCCGAGGTCCTTCTTGAAAAGACGGAAAGTTCCGGCGCAAAAATCCATAAAAAAAACCAATCTCCAGCCGCGGCTGACAGCCAGTTCAAGGCCCGGCGTCCTCCCGCCGTCAGAGTCCCTCACGGCGCCCAACAGTCCCGGCTGCCCGGCGGCGGCCTGATCCCCGTCAACCATTTTCCTGTCGCTGTCTCCCTCAATGGAGGCCGGTCTTATGCGAATCGAAGCCCTTGTCTGCTGTCTCTGCCTTCTGGCCCTGGCCTCTGTCGCCGCGGCCCAGGACCCTCTGCAGGAGGCTTTCCGGGTCTACACGCGGCAGGTGGCGCCCGGGATGCGGGTCACCCCCCTGTTGCGCTACCAACTCGACACTGCCTGGCGCCAGGACCACGCCCGCGTGCAGCGCCTGGAATCAATCGGCTCGGCCGAGGAGCTGCGCCAGTACCAGGGCGAGTTGCGCAGCCGTCTGCTTAGCTGCCTGGGCGGCCTGCCCGCCGACAAGACCCCCCTCAACGCCCAGGTTACCGGCACCCTGCAGGAGGAGGGCTACCGGATCGACAAGGTCATTTTCGAGAGCCTGCCGGGATTCCATGTCACGGCCAATCTGTACATCCCGGATGGCGCCACGACACCTTCCCCGGCCGTGCTCCTGCCCTGCGGGCACTCGTTCAACGGCAAGGCCCATCCCGGCTACCAGCGGATTTGCGGCCGCCTGGCCCGCCGTGGCTATGTGGTCCTCACCTGGGACCCGGTCGGCCAGGGCGAGCGCAGCCAGTTCTGGGACCCTGCCGCGGGCGAAAGCCGCTACAACCGTGTCTGCGGCGAGCACGCCATAATGGGCGACCTGGCCTACCTGGCCGGGACCAATCTGGCGCGCTGGGAGGTGTGGGACGGCATCCGGGCGCACGACTACCTGCTCACCCGGCCCGAGGTGGACCCCAAGAGCATCGCGATTACCGGCAACAGCGGCGGCGGCTTCCAGACCGCTTTCCTGGGGGCGCTGGATGAGCGCAACAGTGTGGTGATGCCCTCCTGCTACATCAGCAGCCTGCCCATGCGCATGGCCAACCGCATCTACTCCGACCCGGACAACGACCCGGAGCAGGACCTGTCCGGCATGCTCTCCGAGGGCATCGACCACGCCGGGCTGCTGGTCCTGGCCTGGCCGCGCCCGCTGGCGGTTAACCTGGCCCTGCTCGACTTTTTCCCCATCGAGGGCGGGCGCATGGCGTTCCGCCAGGTGGAGCCGCTCTGGCGGCGCTTCGGCCGGGCGCAGGACATCCAGCTCAACGAGGGCTACCATCCCCACGGCTATTCCAGCGAGAACCAGGAGAAAGCTTTCGCTTTCCTGGACCTCCAGAACGGCCTGGCCCCCCGCTGGGGCCTCGACTCCACCGCGGTCCTGCCCGAGCGTGACCTCTGGTCCACCTCGAGTGGCCAGGTGCGGCTGGAGTATCCGGACGGCGTGTCGTTTATGGAGAGCCTGCGCCGCTACTGGGCCGGGCGCCGCGAAAACGGCAAGGTCAGCCTGGACAGCCTCTACCGCAGCCCCCTGCGCCCGGCCATTGAGAGCTGGAGCGTGCTGCCGGAGGACGGCAGCCGGCCGGAGAAAAGCATCCTCTGGCAGAAAGTCGGCAGCGGCCGGGTGGACGGCTACACGGTGGACCGCTATGCCCTGACCCACAGCGGCGGGCTTCAGATACCGCTGCTGCATTTCCACACCGACAAGTCATCCGGCACCGCCCGGCTCTGGTTCAGCCTGGACGGCAAGGTGAAAAGCACCGAGTGGCCCCAGCTCAAGGGCCGGCTCGAACAGGGCGTGGACCTGATCAGTTTCGATTTCCGCGGCCTGGGCGAAAACCGCCTGGACTATCAGGTGACCAGCGTGGACGACCCGCGCCTGGCCGGCGTGCCGCTGGAGCAGCAGTATTTCAGCCCCCAGTCCGGTGTGCTGATAAACTACATCGCCAACTCGCTTCTCACCGGACGGCCCTATTTCCTGCAGCTGGTCGAGGACATCGAGATCGTTTCCAAGTTCGCCCGGGAGGCCCTGGGCGAGGGCAGCCTGAGTGTGACCGGGGCCGGCAAGGCCGACCTTCTGGCGCGTTCGGCCGCCTCGGTTGTCCCGGGCCTGGAGTACAGCCGCTCCCCGGATGCCGAGGAGATGAACTGGTCGCGCCTGGTGGAAACCGGCTCCGAGGACTGGCCCGTGCACTATATCCTGCCCGCCGGGGCCTACGTGGAGTGAGTGCGTCTCATCGTTCCGGCTGCGGCCGGAACCGCTGACAACATACAAGGAGAGAGACCCATGCTCGGAAGACGCAGTTTCCTCAAGGCCACGGGGCTGTCCCTGGCCGCGGCCGGGCTGAGCGGCGCCCCGGCCCGGGCCGATATCCCGGACCACCGCTGGGATGGTTACGATTTCGGGCCGGCCCCCGCGATCACCGACCGTCTGAACCAGGGGCCCTTTACCATCGACCAGGACCAGGGCTGGCGCTACATCGGCTACTCGACTCCGGCCAAGGGGCATGTGCGCAATTTCGGCCTCGGCCTGGTCGGCTACACCTGGGAGGAGGGCGGGCCCTCGCTCAAGGCCCGCCGGGGCGAGGAAACCCTGGAGCGGCACGTGGAGAAGCTCGCCACACTGCCCTTCGTCGATATCCTCTACATCCGCTGCGACTGGCGCGACATCCAGAAACAGCCGGGCAAGCTGGAATTCTCGCCGGTCTGGAAGCTGACCCTGGACGCCGCCAAACAGTACGGCCTGCGCGTGGGCTTCCGCATCCAGCTCTCCAGCCCCAACATCCAGCCCAAGCTGCTCTCCATGCCCGATTTCCTGCAGAAAGAAGTCCCGATAGTGAACATCGGCGGCAAGGAGCGCGAGGGCTTCGACTGCCGCGAGCCGCGCTACGACCACCCGGCTTTCCAGAAAGCTTTCCGCGAGCTGAACGAGCTGCTGGCGGCCGAGTTCGACAACAACCCGCTGCTGGAGTTCATGGACCTGATGATGTACGGGTTCTGGGGCGAGGGCCACACCGGCGACATTCCCAATCCCTTCCCCGACTATATGACCGCCGAGCGCACCATGCTCAGCATGGCCCAGATCCAGTTCGACACCTGGAAACACCTGCCCCTGGTGGTCAACACGCAGCCCGACATCAGCAAAACCGGCAACCGCGAGGTGCTCGACCATGCCGTGCGCGCGGGCTGCTGGCTGCGCTCCGACTCCATCGACCTGATCGAGGAGCCGATCCAGGTGGAGCGCCTGTCCAACCGTCCCCCCTGGCTGGCCGTGGTGATG
This region includes:
- a CDS encoding right-handed parallel beta-helix repeat-containing protein, giving the protein MSTVQLLRAARLALGSALLVLMGAAAPLAARTMYLSPAGDDAAAAADGAEFRTLAVAVSRLSVGDTLIVREGVYAGGVTLSLKSVPGAPTVIRGQSLGAIVQGSVAEMPDAFRVQDCSQVRLEGLTFRAAARAGLAVRFSDHVTVTGCLCADNQVWGIFTSFADDIVFEKNECCRSKEQHGIYHSNSGDRFVIRGNLVHDNAGNGLHMNGDPEIAGGDGVLNNGLVEDNIIYGNGQAGGAGINMTHVHDVIVRNNLVYNNYAAGITIYQDTGTFEQGSKRVLVMGNTVIFRHGQGRACINVQTTSEKVLIAGNIFVTGDQRGTLQMDTEHLESVICDHNLHWGSDESDLVTRNDNRISLAAWRTLSGNDKNS
- a CDS encoding right-handed parallel beta-helix repeat-containing protein, with the translated sequence MPGKIRHLSQALLIMAVFCAPLAARTLYLAPGGDDSAPFADGAVFASIFRALDSLAAGDTLIVRKGTYRGGLIATLQGTAEKPILIRGEGAATVLDSSRNKLDALRLDHSSYVTVENMSFLHGNRAGLCLINCNHITVTGCRMGDNGKWGILTGFVDDFRAEGNECWGSRDEHGIYHSNSGDRFVIRGNYIHDNSGNGIHLNGDPEMGGDGVMNFGLVENNIITRNGNAGGAGINMTHVHDMLVRNNLIWNNFAGGFTVYQDNGGDEQSSQRVLITGNTVWFRSNDRNVVNIAATSRKVVVAGNILVAASRSATLQVDSDHLSTILSDWNVHWSADTTTLVSVKDRSEKLSAWVRATGNDTHSKIADPLFVRPDSGNFNLEAASPALDAGVPRDSLRAMLVRLEGCEWMLAQLDSLPEEDIRGTWRPVGAGPDAGAYEMGFSDSQRFDLDGNGLIGRADTPALVRLIGRDPADRRCDFNADGRVDILDALDFLLALAAR
- a CDS encoding DUF4091 domain-containing protein, translating into MNRPSRKITTVAALLAVAAISQVNPLSAAVSGVWVAGGSEKVFRYQENHPCRGGSTVWDGKAIHLTGLYNEVLGFQVIVEADSLGAQAVEVTVTPPMSAAGGKAIGLDQPADYGPGGSFEVLAEHYIQVQQQTEQKKKSNWLGAPGDACLPPRMEGWIPDALIPRGARAGRGGQPLDIPRASRQVLRDHEETVVPTPLVQNQGFWIDLYLPRDKSWPAGLYRGTVKVLSGGKTVASLPLEVNLLPHYLPDENHSNAWVFNSDISEYFPGTSQAQLTRILKFQAHRHRIDMVGGAEPNKSAYDEKMLEAYRPWLDGSAFTPAQGYQGPGEGQGEKLFPIGMYGEDVLDRENKASVQRQSDLWVEWFRRHAPAVEYFYYIIDEPGPSQFYWIDSIAGWIHNNPGPGNKLPVFLTREYTPEIKDAIDIWAGAVQTAKLDSLHAAGKQYWFYNGNRPHWGHTMLECESADLRVNAWIKYLYGINTWFVWESTHWTHNASGPKGHLHQRVFSNPVTYINWWWDYGNGDGVLLYPGRMPFYPDEDCGLDEVLTSIRYKNIRRGQQDYELMWLAERKVGRAKVLEVVRSIVPQAFDTVPDKGHVPWTESGEDYEKARLRLIGLLGK
- a CDS encoding ROK family transcriptional regulator, coding for MRFDFRNVVPADHKIMRLINRANVLNIIREKAPISRVEISKITGLKKSTISSIVNELISDDLVYEDSFGESAIGRKPIILRLKEKSRAVGVIDVRHVKTTVAVCDLGCNVLKSVEVQTSQGNDRGEAFFSELGQIIARMAEEVGIPLAGVGVSAPSMASHKDALIYLDRTHHWQNLPVRKLIAEHVKCPVYADNDGKAAALGALWFAPEAQDASSFVFIHVCEGIGVGLVIDHSVYHGAYSLDGHFGQSLIKMDGRWEEINQDNTWEDNASDLGAVKRYGEYSGKPWTGRVHEIEAQMEKVIALARQGDKYAIRALQETARYLGVGIANINCGLGPEKFLVSGRMVKVWDICGPELIRQVERQTYVRVKPIELLILPSNLPSPTFHGAQALVLHDIFRSYRLS
- a CDS encoding acetylxylan esterase codes for the protein MRIEALVCCLCLLALASVAAAQDPLQEAFRVYTRQVAPGMRVTPLLRYQLDTAWRQDHARVQRLESIGSAEELRQYQGELRSRLLSCLGGLPADKTPLNAQVTGTLQEEGYRIDKVIFESLPGFHVTANLYIPDGATTPSPAVLLPCGHSFNGKAHPGYQRICGRLARRGYVVLTWDPVGQGERSQFWDPAAGESRYNRVCGEHAIMGDLAYLAGTNLARWEVWDGIRAHDYLLTRPEVDPKSIAITGNSGGGFQTAFLGALDERNSVVMPSCYISSLPMRMANRIYSDPDNDPEQDLSGMLSEGIDHAGLLVLAWPRPLAVNLALLDFFPIEGGRMAFRQVEPLWRRFGRAQDIQLNEGYHPHGYSSENQEKAFAFLDLQNGLAPRWGLDSTAVLPERDLWSTSSGQVRLEYPDGVSFMESLRRYWAGRRENGKVSLDSLYRSPLRPAIESWSVLPEDGSRPEKSILWQKVGSGRVDGYTVDRYALTHSGGLQIPLLHFHTDKSSGTARLWFSLDGKVKSTEWPQLKGRLEQGVDLISFDFRGLGENRLDYQVTSVDDPRLAGVPLEQQYFSPQSGVLINYIANSLLTGRPYFLQLVEDIEIVSKFAREALGEGSLSVTGAGKADLLARSAASVVPGLEYSRSPDAEEMNWSRLVETGSEDWPVHYILPAGAYVE
- a CDS encoding twin-arginine translocation signal domain-containing protein, which translates into the protein MLGRRSFLKATGLSLAAAGLSGAPARADIPDHRWDGYDFGPAPAITDRLNQGPFTIDQDQGWRYIGYSTPAKGHVRNFGLGLVGYTWEEGGPSLKARRGEETLERHVEKLATLPFVDILYIRCDWRDIQKQPGKLEFSPVWKLTLDAAKQYGLRVGFRIQLSSPNIQPKLLSMPDFLQKEVPIVNIGGKEREGFDCREPRYDHPAFQKAFRELNELLAAEFDNNPLLEFMDLMMYGFWGEGHTGDIPNPFPDYMTAERTMLSMAQIQFDTWKHLPLVVNTQPDISKTGNREVLDHAVRAGCWLRSDSIDLIEEPIQVERLSNRPPWLAVVMEQGNDRTYDIRDLPPDTAGVNRMEVACQHVLDLGAGYWSLWTESDNLASYNEKYPEGFAALQSRMGWRVRPSWVWQRKRYGTSEVVVALANDGVAGVPGALRVYLESLDGKVCLGGSLDPAHPLAGKLRQCNFILPQGLEGQKFKLRAEIETRGVRRPVRWACAQPGEPDGSLVFQLARFEDEGWRKGI